From Leishmania braziliensis MHOM/BR/75/M2904 complete genome, chromosome 22:
TCATCTGCTTGAGTGCTATCCTCTCCTTTGTAAGGGGAGGGTGTAGTCTTGCTGAAGGATAGTGACAGACCACATCATCGCCTCCACAGTCTTATCGGGGGTCAAATCCCCGCCGCGCCTCACCCGCCTTTGtggctccttctccgccccGGTTCAACAAAAGAGGCGGGTGGGCTGCGGAAGAGAAGGCAGCAGAGCTGGTAGAAAATGAAAGACACACTAGACAAACACCTACACACCCCACAAGCCGAGAGGTCatcagtgtgtgtgtgtgtgcgtgtgtgcgttccGGTGGCCAAGAAGCGATTTTAGGGTTTGTGCTCGTCCGCTTAGACTTCATCCCCCACGTTCTGCAGCGCCACGTACACAATCGATGCACACATTGCCCCAATAGCCTCAGAGACCCAGTAGACCAACAGGGATGGCATCGAGGTACACGCAGACGCGCTGAGGGAGAACAAGCATCGCACTATCATGAGAGGGGTAGTCACAGCAGGGTTGAAGACACCACCGCTAATCGAGTCACATGTCAGGCCTCCACACAGCACTGAGAAGCCGATTGCGAAGCCGTAGAAGCTGTTATTGCGCTGCTGACTGACCGCAACGTGCAGGAAAACTGAGCAGAGAACAAACGTGAACACACTTTCAGCGAGGAAGCCGCGTAGCATCGTGTTGAGGCTCACCCCCATGTTCGGCACTGGAAATTCTCGGCCGTTGAGAGCCGCGCAGATAAAGGCAGCTATCATACCACCCACCATCTGCGCGACAACGTACATGATGAGCCGGCGCATGCTGAAGGTGGCGTGGCCCTGACCGGTGGAGGTGGCCAGCCACACGGAGATGGTTACCATCGGGTTAATGTGGCCGCCGCTGAGGTAACCGAAGGAGAAAACCAGTGACATGAACAAGAATCCAATGCTGATGGGTGCCATCTCCGTATTCTGGACGGTGCTGAGAGACACGGTCAGTACTAACAGAAACGTCCCAATAAACTCCACCACGGCTGCGGACGTGAGAGCGTCAAAATGCAGACTTTGCAAGCAGGAGAACTTCTTGACGGCGGTGTTTGTGttcggcaccggcgccgacgcagcaACTGGGTTTATTGCGTCGGTCACCCATGGCCGGTCAGCCACCCTGGCAACGGTTGTATTCTTCGGATTACCGGCCGACACCGGCGGCTCCACTTGATTGCTGCGCCTGCAAGTGAACATCTGGCTTATCTTACCGACTCTTGTTTTTTCCTTCACCGGTGATGCCCTGCAAACGCTAAAGCGCCGCTGTAGGAGAGAAGGTTGCAagcaaaataaaaaaaaaaaatatatataaaaaaggcgagagagatgtgagaagagaagcacagacgtgccgccgcctttcctctttgtGCAGAATTCGCGCGGAGAGGCGGGAAATAAAGCAGCGAAACCAAAGAGAAGAACAAAACAACAAAAACGTGAGTGAAAAGTTCGGCAATCACagaagaacgaaaagagTTATCAGCGTGGCTGGGGAAAagggcgaagaggggggggcgataGGGAAACCTTCGGCGTACGGCAGTATGAGTATGTATCCGtgcgcgcttgtgtgtgtgtgtgtgtgt
This genomic window contains:
- a CDS encoding putative aquaporin, whose translation is MFTCRRSNQVEPPVSAGNPKNTTVARVADRPWVTDAINPVAASAPVPNTNTAVKKFSCLQSLHFDALTSAAVVEFIGTFLLVLTVSLSTVQNTEMAPISIGFLFMSLVFSFGYLSGGHINPMVTISVWLATSTGQGHATFSMRRLIMYVVAQMVGGMIAAFICAALNGREFPVPNMGVSLNTMLRGFLAESVFTFVLCSVFLHVAVSQQRNNSFYGFAIGFSVLCGGLTCDSISGGVFNPAVTTPLMIVRCLFSLSASACTSMPSLLVYWVSEAIGAMCASIVYVALQNVGDEV